The nucleotide window GTCAAGAAATTGACAGATCAGTGTAATGCCAGCATGATGTTGGATAGCCATATGTTCTAGTTATTATAACGTTGATGATAAACCTATCTGCAAAATTGTATCTATGAAATCTATTAGTATTACGACTTGACTCCCGGAAACAGCTACATCCACTGTGACAACTCTCTCCCACACTCTCTCCCGGTATTACCTATAGCCGAGTTCTCGAGCTGTCCCCTCTAAAGTCTTACCGCTCTATCGATTTATCACGGTAAGAAACACACTTGACCTTGAAGTAATGCTAGACGTACTTTAAAAACACACGTGTGACTCGGGCTCGGAGGGTTTTGAGCCAAAACACACGTGGATTCATGTGGCTTTGGTAAACTGTTACGTTACGGGCAATACTAGTCATTGTATACGGCGAGGCATTCTTGTCAGAGAGACTTCTATCAGTTTTGCAGATAAAGTCTATGACCACAGGTTATCTTATCCAAAGTACAGTACAGGAAGAGTGGAAGACTGAGATGCGAAAAAGATGCATTTCCTACATGTGCAGTGTTATTAGTATAATTTACCTTGCACGACTTGGAAGCGTGATGTTTTCATCGGTGTATTTTTAAAGAGGACTCGTTTGATGTGACATATTACGTATGGAATGACGTAGGggagtgtttttcatcttcGACAGCTAAGTGTTATATTGATGCTACCTGCGTGTGCATTCAAGGTTGAAGTAGAGCTCATATCTATCTACACTCCATATAATCAATATTCCAACACCACTCTTGATATTGTGGACTATAACGTTTCTAAAGTCGCCCTAAATTGGGAGAGGGGATACGTCCCAAATTGCTCTCCATAGCATTTGCTAATCTAAGGTTTCAAAAGTTTACGATGGTGCCTCTAGGGAATTTTTGTTTTTACTAGACTACTATTTCACCACTTTGTAATAAGGGAAATTAATGTTAGTCATGTCATAACTTAAATAAATCATCTTAATAAATCAACTATCAAAGCATGTTAACACACCCTACTTGCCAAGTCACCTTGGCAGGGGGTATTTATCACACACTGTAAATATTTCTGCCTGTAGCGGAGTCCATTCCTCCACCATAACAAATACACAGCATTCAGTAAGGACGAGATACTTTACCCTAACAGGACAATGCCTATTTGATCCTATTTGGCGTGGTGAAAGTTTTGGCACTCCGGTATTGTGCTGCCCCATGCTGGCTGTGTAAGGCCGTATAGACACATCTGCCTCTGTGATGAGAGCTAACTAATACTAAAGCCACCTATATATCAACGATGACCATATATAAAGGAGAAGGTTACAAGGTGTATAGGGCAATGGCCAGAGAGAAAAAGGTCTCCGATTCGAAAACATAATGTTTTGGCTTGTATAATAGTTAGTCTGTatcacgcaaactccagctgtccgggggtttctctcccctccccgtgggtggatagccgttacaggcggcgggcggacacggggcttggttgaaaccaggctataTAATAGTGTGATAAAGGATTTTTTGTTCGCTTCTTTGGTTTACAGGCTTCAATGTAGCCAGCGTTCAAAAAATGTTGATGGTGTCATTGGCGTAGGTAATAAAAAGGTATTTCAAAGAATCCCCCAGCCACCAACTGTGCTGAGTCTAGACCGCATGGACTCTAAAATATACTACTGAGAACGCATGGGCTCTAAAATATACTACTGACAACGCCTGGACTCTAAAATATATACAACGCACGGACAGTCTAAAATATATAGAACGCATGGGCTCTATAATATATAGAATGCATTAACTGTGTTCCGGTGCCTTGACGGAACGCATAACGAACGACCACAGCCTGACATGACAAAATGTTTACTTTGAAATCTTGGCCGGGCCCGCGGCCTGCCTGCTGCATATTTCCGCGGGATGCCTGCCGCATAGCCCCGATACCATCTCGGGAGGAATGCGCGCCCGCTTTGGTAAACataccctgggttccagactgtttatcgggccttttagccggttctctttagccggtaccttgcaGTCAGTTCTCTCGgtggcacagagaccccagcccgccgaaccctaattagcgcaccgggggagttctagccggggagttgaccggccctatctatctatcatctAGGAAAGGGGCGCGGTTATCACCCCCACGggctcaactccccggagcgttgattaagaccgggcgggcagactgttctCTGGCCACCGTAGGAAATCGCTAGCAACCCGatactagtctggcgcccagggaaTGGTAAACACGGAGGTGCTACAGCGTACAGGAGTGTGTCATCAGTAAGTAATAAGTTTGCACTCTCCCCACAGCACGTTAGCACACAGTCGGCACCTTGCAGAGCCATTCAGATAGATAGAATGACGGCGGTTCTACAATGGCATCGTCGTGCCAGAACCGGTAGAACAATAATATAGCAGGGCTTGTGGATACCAGATCTGACCTCATTCCTACACACACACTTGATCTGATGATGGATGAAGTAGCCTCGCAACCAGGCAACTCCAGACGTACAAACAGCGCGATTCCCATCGGTCCTGTCAGTGAGAAGAACCTACATCCTAGTCGCCTGAACTAGAGGCTAGTAAGGGAACAGAAATGCTCAGCCCGAAAACGGGGGACGGCCTCGTGAAGGGTAAAGGGGGCGATGTAGGTCCGCAGAACCACCATGACCACTGCTGAAAGATCTCACACAGACTGTCTTCTTTCTGCAGCACTGTTAAACTACCTCAGTAGTCGTCAATTCTGACATTttcatagcctggatgccagaccccacgCAAGGCCATACCTTCATATCAATGAAATTATCATTCAGCTATACCCTTCTAGCCTGACtatcatcctgtttcagttccaggctctacatTCAGTGCTTTATCGAACATtttcatttggtgaaggtagagcctggaactgaaacaggatgacactcaggctggtGTGGAGAAACTTATGTCCAGCTCTCAGAGTCGGTTCCCTATATCCCAATGATCTAACTCAGGAGTGTCTGTAGTAAAATTCCCtggggggcatgttggccctgcagccgaggagctggcctgtgaaGTCTCTGCAAACAGTATGGCATCGTGGCTAACATTTTCATCAGCAATAGGTTCAGGTGACATAGCTCGGTCATTCCGTCGGAATTGGTGAAAACTGTTAAAGCTGAGAGTTTCTGTCCTCAGCTAACTTTTCAGCGAACCCGTCTCTAGCTTGCTGTAGTTCGCGGGGCCTGTGGTTTGGTAAACATCAGGGTGAGAGTGGGAGGACACCTCTAGTCAAGGACAGACAAGACTGCTCCACACAGGAGCGATAAAGTACAACAACAGTCTGGCTTTAATCACGGCAATGACGCGGTGGAATGCACGAGACTGACACTGTACACGATACACATGGGGGATGCCCTAGTTTTGTCCTGTGGGACCGAAAAATAACACAACAATCTTGATCTGTCAGCCTAATAGCATGATGTCAGGGTACTGGTCTTTTGACTTGGAGAACAAGGACACTCGAGCGGAACCTTGCAGAGGTGGGTGGAATGGGAGAGGGCGCAACGGACAGCAACATATAAATGAAAACTATGGAAGACAACGACATGCGGAGTTGCTGCTGCTGATGATCTTGTACCTGCATATGAACTCGAAGACCAACCATAAAAAAAGTAAGCAAGTCTAGTAGTGGCGATATTGAGGACTATCAATAAATATTGACGCAGCGTTCATTGTTTTCCATGGTTTGATAATCGTTTGTTACATAAATATTCTTGATCTTTATAGGTATGAATATCTTTATAGGTAtaaaagtatgaatatttgcTACCGTGTAAAGAAACTTACAGGAGGATGTGGCTGGACAATCTAGTCCCACGAAAAGTCGGAGAGTAAAGGAAACTTATGAcgacagaaaataaaacaaatagcGTGGGTCGATTTACCATTAGTGCGTGAAGTTCTGTAACAGGGCGCTAGACGGCGCAGCACACAGTAGCAGAAATTGTCGTCTGTCACAACAGCTCCCGctgaagacaaacacaatgttaCAGTCATCTCAACGGTAGCATTGGTGCCGACAATGTGATAGCTGTTCGAGTACCGATAGCCACACAGCCACGGAAACCCGACTTGGACGAAGTCCAGCAAAGCTGGCTGTTTTACTTGTGTCCACTGGTCCGTAGGGAAACAATGACATGTTTCGCACACGTGGGACGCTTACACAACATACGGGCTATTGGAACTATGTCGACTGGAAACGATACGCGGAGAAACACTCGTGGCAATTACAGCCGTACAATTGTCCTGATCAGTGCATCTAGAATAGCTCGTCTCGTCCCGACATTCCTGCCTAGCAGAGGGACACTCTAACTAAGACTTGCGGGATGACACAATTGTCCCGGGCTACTGTTCTGGCAAAGATGTAGACACGCAGAGACAGCTGCAAGGCTGGAGGCTGCGCTCCTACAGCGTGTTGGCAACAAAAGTCACCAGCTTTCAGTCCTTCCCACAACCTCCTGCCTGCTGCAGCCAAGTTCCCTGACAAATATAGACCACCCCGGGGCGGTATGGTAACAACAGGGACACGCCTCCGCTCCCGTGAGATGCACAGATCGACGTACACACGAACTTCTTCTTCATCAATCCAATTCGAGGCAAACTACTTTTTGATAGCTGATacagtagtgcaatgcagcttcgctgtGGCACACCGGGTCAACCCTACTCTTCTTcataagtgtattgggttcttttgtgtccagaggtttgacgcttccaaacctattatagctgccgagtctctaCTTCCTTCGTAGAGACTCACCAGCACCAGCTATAATAggttcaccgcgaacttaaaccaccccaaaaatgcttgttctgtccgcctagttcctaatctccaagcagatataacgGTGTGACGACGGTATGCAAAGGGATACAGCATCCAACTGGCTACCAGCAGATtcgcttggagattaccttaagcttgtttcaaccgcgaaaactaccgcaaaattaaatccccatttACAGTAAATCCCATTAACATTGCGTGGTTTAATGTtagaggtttttgcagtgatctcaccgcgaacttgaaaccaccgcaaatgcTTGTTtggtcttctgcctgcctacccccttgtttctccctaccgcgaaattaaatccccgcgaaattaaatccgcCTAGCCACAAACAGGCTaaagaggcggctggaaagtaGACATTGGCCagataaacagaaaaaaaatgcaagagGAGTTTGTCTGCTACAGCagtataggggtacagtttgcggCTCTGAAGGatggcatatttgaccctctttCCGTAGCCGACTACCTTagtatactattcactctatttggccaatttctgctattttcccatccatcctggtagaggctaaaatcCCCCAAACATCGCGTGGCTGCGACTCGTGTTGACTCCGCCGCGCGGGTCCCGCGGTAAGGCCAGGAAGTCTTCTGTCCCAGCTGAGCCGATCAGATAACTCTTGGCACTGAACCAGTCACGGCCAGCGCGCACATTAAACACCATCTGGTCCGACTTCTTATCCGTCTCACAAACTCTACTTACTCTTAAGACAACTTTAAAGACGTTTGTAAGTAAAGTACACCGCTAAACCGGTTtggaaggattttcaatttacGTTTCTGTCTTTAATCGATGCAAATGTCATATCGGTTGACGGTAAAGATGGTATCAGATCAGATTCAGACACGACGTGCCGAACTGCAGTGGTTTATAGAGAACCCCTCTGCTGCTCCCCACCAGTTCTAACTATAGACACTGAGGGGATTAACTGTGGCCGTGAAGACCGAGTAAACCGCAACAAAGGACGGATACCCGACTGTTGTTCGGATCCATGGAAAAGGCACGGCTTACCAGCGGTCCTTCTTACATAAGGACAGAATAAAGGACAGAATAAAACCTGTTTGACAATAACGTCATCCAGGGATCACTATGGTGACCTCTGACCATtcggtcgccatggcaacatgaaggCCAGAAAGAGGAGAGGCTTTTCAGGTCAACAACCTCTGACGTCACAAGGTGGTTCCTCGAAAAACAGCATACACGGATGTTGGCTCGATCGGAAGCCTTGAGGAGTATAAAGAACCCCCTAGCTGTGCAATTCAGACTAAACATTTCCACGTACGACTTCAGGGGATCGGAGACAGCTAGCAGAGGCTATTTTACATTACCTGTTTTGTTTCCCCTCCATTCATAGTaatgcctacctgcctacgtgctcaggccaaaaactggccccttgctttctaggaggatcctccaagcagtcctgtcccttgccctagcctctgcttcccgactgtttaagcccgtgtccttcacaatttggtctttccatctcttcggtggtctcccccggggtctgggggtagcgaactcctggctgtaggctttgtacactagtgtttgtgggagtcgtcttatgacgtgtccaaaccacctcagccttctcgtctgtaccatttccacgATGGTCTTTTTTGTTCCGAGTTTGGCGctgatttcaacatttggtTTGCGATCACGGAGCGTGATGCAGAGAATTGTAATCATAGTAAAggttaagtaaaaaaaatgctgtgttgATAATCCTGGCTCGTCCCGATGATGCTCACGACTCACGAGAAGCTACAGGTTGAAGGATAAACAGGAGGCCGACCCATAACCATAATACATGTTTTCTGATTCACATATTTGCTAGCTCATGGACACCCTCTGTACTGCAATTGGGGCGGGCTAACTTCTCAGTGGGCCTTGGCAACTACGTTTTTGCTTCCTAAGCTGTTGTTCGACACTCTTACATGGCAATATACTTTGACAACTGGAGGGGGTTGGATTTGGAAGGTCACAGGTGTGTATTATTCAACCGTTTGGCTGTCCAAAAATGGTGTCAGTGGCTGTCATGTTCTTTTATCATCATTTCTATGTGTCTGAAAACTTTCCATTTTTTGCGAAATTGCAACTCAAGGTCCATTTTACCATTCTCTGCCCTTATAAAACCAACATCAGCTCTAAAGTATAATTATCTGTATTGATCTGTTTGGAGCACTTGTAAACATGCCTAGGACTGCCCTTGTCTGTCATCACCCCGCCAGGGGTAAACACCCCGGCCCTGAGACTCACCACCCAGACCGCCCAACCACACGTACCGTGAGGACCCGTGGTCTACATTTCCGTTTCCTTGTTGTTCTCCTGCCAAAGTACGAGCTGCGGATATTCCCACTTGTGTTGCCAAGCAAGACACTCTGGTACAACACTGTTTTGAAGTTGTTCCCGCGTTGGCGATACGACCAGAAGGAAGAGAAATTTTACAGGGTAAGTTTATTTTGAATTATGTTCGATGGCAACACTATTTGTACGGCACACAGAACGGTACCTTTTCACAGCGAAATTCCCCGTTGTCCGCAACAGAGCTTTAGGATTTACTCTGTGGCTATTAAAAAAACTTTGGTGAACTGTTTTTGGCGATGGTGATATATGGCGAATATAGTGCAATTTTAGCAGACATTATCATCCCCCTTTAGTCATTATGACTCCTGCTTATGGCGAAAATATTGCTACAAAGAGATTGTTGTAATTGATTCCAAGTCAACCTGGTTATTACATTGATTTTGCAGCATTGTTACAAGTCCGTGCGGATGTGCATCATGGCGACCATGTCCATCCTGTCCATCCCCGCAGCATcactcctcttcctcctcctgacTGACGTCGTCACAGCTGTGGTCACCTGCCCAACCTCCTGCAGGTGTGTCGGTAGTCACGTGACCTGTCACAGCCACCTGACGCACGTGCCGGCGGACACACCTGCGCAGACCACCTGGCTGGACCTGAGTCACAACAACCTGACGTCACTGGACGGGCAGACTCTGTCTAACCTCGTCCATCTGAAGAGGTTGAACCTCTACGGGAACAGCATCCACAGCGTCGCAGACGACACTTTCACGAACTTGACAGACCTACAGTCCATAAACCTGGGTGACAATCGTCTGACGTATCTGAATCCCGAGGTCTTCACGGCTTTACAGAACTTGAGAGGTGTGTACCTGAGCGGGAACCCGTGGATCTGCGACTGCCAGCTGAAACACCTGATCACTTGGGTGCGCACGTCAGCAGTTGTACAGTCGGGCAGGTGGGGTCCCACCTGTACGTCTCCGTCACAACTACGTCACACGCCGCTTGCACAGGTAGACCCGCAAACTCTGTGTCCGAACACGACACCTGTTAACGCGAAGAGCTCGCCCGACAAGGTTCTGACACGTTCAAGAACGCAACTGACCACCACGAGTAGCAACGGAAGACTGTCTACTATGACATACACAATTCCATCTTCAGTCACATCACCGCCTACTGCATCAACTAGTGCTGGATGTAGAGAACCTGACATACTGCAGAACATCACCATCTCTGACACAACTGTCCAATGGCAGACTAGTAACCCTGACGTCACAAGCGTCGTCGTGACGTACCAAGTACCTGATGTGGCCCCACGACGGACCCGAGTCCTGCACCATCGTCGGAGCCGTTTCATCCTGAACGGACTCGAACAGAACACGCCCTACGTCATCTGCGTCCTTCCCGTCTACCGGAGAAGACGCTGCTCTCTGACCAACACCACCTGTGTGCAGGTGAAGACAGCTGGTGCGCCAGACCTGAAGAGCCGGTCTGTACCGCTGCAGAGGCCGGGAGGCCTCACCGTAGCAGGTGTCCTGGCGGCCGTTACTATTGCTGCCACTGGCGTACTGATGATCATCATTCTGCGACAGGTAAGAACTTCACCATCTCATGATTACACACAGGACGAAAACGTAATACTTTACCATAGTGATTCCGGGTACAGTCCAAACTGCACAAGCCGACCACTCAGGGGAGGGGAACGATGGAGCATGGTCTTTATGGACAGGTGGGCACTATAGACTGGATTCAGTATCAAtgggaaaatcatctaaggCGCCACCGAAAAGAGGTCACACCGGCCAAGTGGTCCCtttgtagagatggtcacttgaacaggtttgactgaatgaCAGTTACTGATGGTAGAATTTTAAAGGATCGACAGCACTAGGCGATTATTCTGTACAGTACATGCGTGTTTATTTCTTTTGCAGAAGATCTCAAGGCTCATCCACAGAACCTGCCACACGACAAGGgacaatatgcaaatgaggatacTGCCCCACAGCTAGTACTTTGCTGCAGTATCACTGCGCCGGTATAGTCGGCGCCACTAAATACTGACTGGTGTTTACAGGAAAGTTGCCCTGTTTCATCGGATAATCCACTGCTATTTGCGACAGTCATGAGGATTTTGTTCATGTGATCATTGGTGACTAATCGTTGGGACTTAAAGGAAGATATTTACCCCCAAATCATTGTGTACTGTTTAACTACCGGGGTCCTATCTTCTTTATTTGCTATAGACGAATCAGGATGTATCTTCTTATTGTATTTATCATTCATGAAATGATATTTTTGAAGATGACGTTTAGCATGTTAAGGAGCATTTGATAAACGATCGTGTTATCTATCTTTACTGTCATTGATTTATCGTGTTCTTCGTACTGTATTTTGCATCCTTCCTTACAACTGATCCCACACACAACTGAAACACAAAGGTCGGGGTTTTGAtatagaaaaatattgtcacaAGTCTGTGGTTAACTCCTACGGTCTTATATCTTTTTGGTATAGACGATAGAAGAATCCGAATGTATCTTTTTCTAACACACAAAATAAtgtattcattaaaaaaacacttttgtaGCTGACTTCCAATAGCATTTTTGACAAACGCGATCTTGTTACGACTCTTCAATTTGTTTTCGTGTTCTTCGCACTACAGTAATACCCCGTCCTGATCCCATACACAACTGTAACACGGATGTCATGCCCAATTAGTGCCTCTATTTGTTCACATCAGCCTTGAGCCTGTAACCCGACGCGTCACGACCCTGAGCTCTTACAGATAAACTTGAACTCCACTCAAGGCCCTGCCGGACAGAGGGGTTAGAGGTCAGCTCCCGCGAGCGGGCCGGAATACCGCGGACCAATTAGCGAGTTGACGCTGCCACGCGCGGCGCACGGCCGGATGGACGGACATCAGGGGGTGTtacggactttgatatccttcTTATTAGCCTCATGCAGGGACAAATAACCTCACAGAACCGGTACAATCTCCTCTTATGGCTCGCCTGAAGGGTTTTGCCCGCCAGGGGACGATATTGagtaatccccaagcagatgcggATGTGTTATTGTGGCTCCTTTGCAGCGttggtgacatacatgtaacatcatcaCTCAAACATGTACCCAAACGGCAAGAACTTCCTGgaagttgtgcaaaggaagCGCAAAATAACATATCTGATTGGATCATGCAGAATAGCGGGCAATAAAAGTTGTCTTGACACATATAGCAACAGGTATTCTGTCCTCAACGTTGGCATCTCCTACCTGCATCAAGTCAAGAACACCCCTATCGTTCGATTCATTGGCTCGCTCGCAATAGAGTCTGTAATACAGACTAAATAGAGTCTGTAATACAGACTCTATTCTTgaccaccctcctaaaagcaggacctcTATATCTATCACTCTGTAATATCTGTGCCCGGTATCTGTGCCTGTAATAGCAGACGTCTAAAGATGAACATATAACACTTACAACAGACTATTTAACATTCTGTTTCTGTTCCTAGGTACACACCGCTCCACACTTGATAAATAACGGTCCGCCCCCTCTGAAACCGTCCAAATCAACGCGTCCACAGACggcgatgatgacgtcatgtgcCCGGTGGGTggggagtggggaggggggcggtgatCAGGTCTGTACACATAATGTAAACATCAACATATTCTATTCTTCGAAAAGGTCAAGAGTCACTCGTGCAAGGTCACGAGGCTGCGTACCAGACAGGGCCGAACTTCTGACGCAGCCTGTTCACGTCCGCGTTTTGTGTGAACGTGGCTGCTCAAAAGGGCAAGTACCAGTGAATAGACATGAAGTGTTAGACATTACTCATTAGCATCTACTGTTTGGGCGAAGGTTGTGTATGGAACGCTTTTCAGACATTGCTGTACTTTAACTCTTAAACAtggtgacaagaaaaaaactttccGACGTGAACGATTTTCCTaccctgcaaatatttcaagtctGTATAAATTTATCACTTTCAAATTCAAAGGCCATCGGCCTACTTTTTGCAGAGTTGTTCGGGCAATTTAAAACGTGCCTTCCAAAATATTAAGTCAATTCTAAATGGGCAACAACGTATGTTACCAAGAGGGTGTACAGACATAAGCTGAGTTGTTGAGCAAAGCTCGAGATAAGAGTCGCCCACCATTAACAATGTTTGAGGTATCCAAGCTGGGCCATGCTGAACAGATTTGGGCCACAATAACAAACGTGAATGCAACTCGGACTGACAGGACATGGGAAGGTAGGGAGCTCATACCGGCATGGAATGAGAACGACACCGCAAAACTTCCGATCTAAGCCTAAAAGGACTTTAATGGCTATAGATTTCTGAACTCTCTTTCAGTGACATATTTCTAGACGATAGAAAATGAGTCAGGAGTGAGAGgtgaagtggggggggggggaatatcCATCATTACTGCACAGTAAGGGGCGGAGGACCAAAGTGGCGACCAAAAATAACCCCTAATCGTGCTCATAGCGCGGCATGTACAACATGGTTGTGATAGCTCCACTCCAAAACACCGGGATAGTTTGTCTGGGAGACGTGACTGAAATGAAGGGTGTCCTACCGTTTGTGAAACTTTCGCACCCGAGTCTTGAACGTTCACGTCGCTCTGTGGCAGAGCGCTCGGGCATGGTCAGGGCGAGTCGGACGTGTGGTCTCCTCGGCGGCAGAGCGCAGACTGTACGGACCGCGGCGCGCATCTGCCCGCCCTGTAACGTGAGAAGCACACTGACCCGCGGGTCAAGCTGATCCCCTTCCCGCCATGAATGCTAGTTATTCCCGCGCAGCCCGCGGGGAAGCTCCCTTTTCcgagaaggttaaaacaaagTCGTAAAGAGAGGAACACACGCCGCCGCTACTGCCTTTAAAGGGACGGCATATGTTGGCGTTATCAACGGGACAAATATAAGTCAAGTCCTGGCAGGGGAAAATCGTTATAAGTATGAACTGAGACCAATGACCATGAGACCAATTCTAGTGCTAAATGGCTGGCCCTCTTCTCTAGCTGGAAAACATTCCGAGACTGGGCGAAGAAGGCTGGAAACAAATATGAaaggggtgggggggggggaacacaCGAACGAACGAACAGCCAATAGGCGATAATCGAATTCGCGAAACTAGCATCATAGAACTGTTCAACAGTAACATGGTCTTCACTTTGTCCCTCATGAGATCAGTGATCATCAGAGTGAGAACGTCCAAGGTGCTCTCATGAAATCATATTTTGACATCATTGCCCCTGTTGAGACATGTGAGGTTATGTGAATGTGCCATGGTTCAAACCAATTTTGCAATGTGCTTGCTAACCCTTTCTCAAAGAAAGACATGGTTGCTGTTTTTCAGTTCTCAACATACCGTCCCTGTTATTGTAGTTGTCGTCCCTACAGATGGCGACATGTTGCCGTTGAAAGAAAACATCTTATCTAAACAGTGTAGCGATGTGGTGGCGAGTGGGGGCGGACCCGGGCGTGAGAACCTGCTGACGGAATTGGT belongs to Branchiostoma lanceolatum isolate klBraLanc5 chromosome 15, klBraLanc5.hap2, whole genome shotgun sequence and includes:
- the LOC136421170 gene encoding slit homolog 1 protein-like — translated: MPRTALVCHHPARGKHPGPETHHPDRPTTRTVRTRGLHFRFLVVLLPKYELRIFPLVLPSKTLWYNTVLKLFPRWRYDQKEEKFYRHCYKSVRMCIMATMSILSIPAASLLFLLLTDVVTAVVTCPTSCRCVGSHVTCHSHLTHVPADTPAQTTWLDLSHNNLTSLDGQTLSNLVHLKRLNLYGNSIHSVADDTFTNLTDLQSINLGDNRLTYLNPEVFTALQNLRGVYLSGNPWICDCQLKHLITWVRTSAVVQSGRWGPTCTSPSQLRHTPLAQVDPQTLCPNTTPVNAKSSPDKVLTRSRTQLTTTSSNGRLSTMTYTIPSSVTSPPTASTSAGCREPDILQNITISDTTVQWQTSNPDVTSVVVTYQVPDVAPRRTRVLHHRRSRFILNGLEQNTPYVICVLPVYRRRRCSLTNTTCVQVKTAGAPDLKSRSVPLQRPGGLTVAGVLAAVTIAATGVLMIIILRQKISRLIHRTCHTTRDNMQMRILPHS